The following is a genomic window from Calypte anna isolate BGI_N300 chromosome 7, bCalAnn1_v1.p, whole genome shotgun sequence.
AGTGGGAAGCCCTCAGCATAGCCTAAGACACAAAAATCCAAGTATAAAAATGAGTGAGGCCCAACAAACTGTGATAGCATGGCCCCTGGCACATTAGAATTTGAAAAAAGAGTTTCCTTTCAAATAACTACCCTCTcaaaagctggaaaaactgtattttctctccttggTATCCAAGTAGTTGGATTAGGAAGCACTAAGTTCAAATATCTGTGAAAATGAGAACAAAGGAACTAAAAGTACTTGAAAGCAACACATTTAACAAATTAATAAAGGTAAGATCCCAATCCAAGTGGGTGTCTTCAAACAAACAGCCTTACCTTCACTCTTGCCTCAGAGAGCCTTGCAGTTATCAGGCATTTACCCCTTTCTACAGTCTAGACAGACATGTTCTGGTCTGCACAAGCTCAAATGTATGCAGGCCCATTTTGTGTCTACAGGAACATGCTATAGGGGACCATAACCCATCCCAGCTGAAGTGACCAAGTCCTTGATTCCAGGAGACACATATTAAAGTAGCACAagcatgctgctgcttctcagcccATCCTGCTCAGACCTGCCTGTTCCTTCAAAGCAATCTAATATCTGTGTTTTATCTTCAAGAAAATATCAGCTGTATGTAGTAGTAAACACAGTACTTACTGTCAGGGAGGCACTCCCAACAGGAAACAGAAGCAAGCATGTAATCATCCCTCTAGTCCTCTCCAGGCTTCCTAGCTCAGCTTACAAAAAGCAGACTGCTGTGGGCAGGCTGATTCTTCACCCAAGGTATTTGGTacagtccttttttcttttctcattagGAGAAATGTTAGCactgatttgatttgattttgcATCAAGGTGCCCCAGTCCAGGGCAATACAAACGAGGCATGAGTCCATCCAGTGGTCACAAGCAGTCCAAAGCCACTCAGCCCCCTGTTCCTTAGCAGCATCAACACAAGGGCATCCAGTCACCATGCTTCCAGCTTCATcctgcaaacaaaatatttgttataAGACACAGctcttgatttttaaagatCCTTGAATATTCACTGCTCAAAATGTCTGCCTAGAAATCTGATCCCCTGCTCAAACTAGATAGTTACTATAGTAAACCTGTGTGTTGATTACTCAAAgcatgtgaggagctgctgagagaGTTCATAAACAAGAGACAAAATCAAATCTTTAGTTCTACCTTTGCAAAGTACACAACAAGATGTTCTGCACTAAGGAAGGAAAGATTGACAATTAAAGGTCAAACTGTATTCTTAGCTACAGCAACACAAGACCTGAAGACCTCCTATTCACTAGAGCTATTTCATTTGTACACTGCAGAACACAGAGTGAATCAGGAAAGTCTATATGAAACACTCTTATCTTTAAatcaaaagacaaaagaagtcctttacaaaaaaagaagtattttacagACAAGCTACTTGGTCCATCACTTTTAGAAGCTTTAAGGAATGCAATCAGATTGTAAAAAACAGTGGTTGAGTGAAGCCACACAAATCCTCAGCTATGTTCACAACAGCCTTAAAATCTGCCATgcttttaatgagaaaattttATGCATCTATACAGAGGTTTTGTGCAAAGGAGTTTTCAGATTGCTTTAACATTGTATTTTGAGTAAATACTGAAAGAACTGACTGTACTTCAAGCTCATAAAAGTGCTCAGACATTTTGTTTGCAGTaacaggattttaaaagcagaaatattagTTTGCAAGGGTTCTTTTGCAATCAATAATCTAGATACTTAAGGAAATAAGCCACAACTTTACATAATCTCAGTACACAGATCCAGATCCTTGGTTGTGTAAACTAACTCCCTGCAAATCCTAATGTCCCAATCAAATTATCAGAAGGATCACCATAAAGCACACccaattaatttcagaaattggCAGATACCCTGTGACCATGCTCTCCCCCTCTGGAGACCTCATCTCGCTTATATCCCAGGCTCCAGTCTGTCTTTGACTGTCTCTGGATTCACCAGCCAGCCAGCAGTTTTGGCTTGCTCTCTTGTGGCCAACATTAGAGCTACAATTGCCCTTGCTGCTGATCTGGAGTGCTCTGAAGTGGAAGTTTCCTCAGCTGACAGTCACAGCTGAACTCAGTAAATAACTCAAGTCTGAAGCCACAATCAAGTTATCGTGGCCCAACATGTTACCAGACATCAGTTTAGATGAAGAACTGAGTACACACAGATCTCCAGCCCACTGCAAGGCATGGAACTTGGCACTGCCAAGCCTCGAAGGCATTATCAGTGCTACCTTGTACCTCTCACATCCATAAAATCATCTGACACAAATggcctgccagcagctggaaatgGTCTTCAAGGCTGTTAGTGGTTTTCAGAAGGATATCCTAACATTTCCAGCATGCATTTACCAGTCTGTCAGAACTTGAACTTCTTTACTTGAGGATGCTGCTTTGGGTATGTTTTTGCTAATATGTGATGgcaatttcaaatattttctgccaTCAGTGACTGCCTGTTTTGGACCTGTGAGCTATTGGTAGCAGTCTATAAGCTTGGAATGGCTTTTGAGTCTTTAGAATATTTAAAggacaatattttaaaatatggaaagGGATAACATAAGACCAAAAAGTAACTGTAATGTTCCTACATCAAGTACCTTGAAAAAGTCTCAAACTCTGCACTGATATCCACTAATGCTCATTaacaaataaaatctgttttccatgAAAATCAGCAGATTTCTGATTTCCTGTGATTCACAGTTTATTCACCAATTAATTCAGTCATCAATGAGAGCATGGAACTGATTTCACAAGTAAATCAAACTCAAATCATTTTTTACCTGATTGGTGCTACTTTAGGATATTTTTGGAACCTTCTTTTCACACTAACTGGCTCCTTTTACAATTTCTCAGCCTAAACTTATTTATGATCCTCATGTGTTATCCCTGTGCTATCATTATCCTGCCACTTAGCTTCTCCCctcatgtatttaaaaacaaagacaatGCATCACAGTAATGTATCTATAATGGAATGGAAGTGACAGAAGAATATTAAGACCATCCTACCAAACAGGAAAAccatagcatcatagaatggtaggggctggaagagacctcctGGAGATCATCAACAGTCTTaagggcagggtctcaagttgtgccaggggaggtttaggttggagatgagaaagaatttctttctggagagggtgatcaggcattggaatgggctgcccagggaagtagtggattctccgtgtctggagatctttccaaagagcctggatgtggcactgagtgccatgggctgggaaccacgggggagtggatcaagggttggacctgatgagctctgaggtcccttccaacccagccagttccatgattctatgaactccaaccccctgccagagcaggatcacttAAGGCAGGTCACATAGAAATGTGTCTTCAAAGTTCCCACAGAAGACTCTACAACGTCTCAgggcaccctgtgccagtgCTCCTTCACCCTTAGagtaaaacagtttttcttcatgttgaggtggaacttcccgTGTTCCAGTGTGTGTCCTATCACAGGGTGCCACTGAAAACACTGGCTCCTTCTGAACACTGACCCTTCAGAGATTTATAAACTGTAGTCAGATGCCCTCTGTTTTCTCCATACTAACCAAGCCCCAAGTCTCTAAGCCTCTCCTCAGAAGACAGATGTTCCAGTCCCCTCAGCATCCTTGTAACCCTCTCTTGGACTCTCTCTAGAGTCTCTAGGGATGGATCTCTGTCCCTTTTCAGCTGGGGAGCCCTGacctggacacaggactccagatGGGCTCTCACTAAGCAGAACAGAAGATGGGGTGGGGAAGGTGGGCACGGAGGGACCACCATACGATCTTAATATGCGTCAATATTACCTAAGTTTCTCTCTCCTCCAGAACAGGTGTTTCAGGGCAAAGTACCCAGAGTCGCCACGACACCGAACCAAGgcaaagcactttttttttttttttttttacccccctcatttttttgttttctcccttgacaaagcccagctccagccctctctcCACACCGCTTTTTCACCTTGGCTTTGCCACCAGggcccccagcagcagggatcaGCCGGGTTATGAGGGCAGTGACGAACCGGACCGGACCGTGCGGGGCACTGCGGATTCCCGCCCTTCCCCTCAGCCGTTACGGCCAACGGCAACCCCGCGCGCTGACGCCTAACGGCAGCCGGCGCGTGACCCGTGACGCCTCGCAGCGGCGGCAGCTGATTGGTCCGCACGCACCCCGAGCCCCGCCGGCCGCTGGGGGCTGGCGCGCGCACAGGTGGTGCCGCCGCCTCAGCTTCAGCCTCCGCCTCTGCCTCAGCCgctccctcagcctcagcctccGCCCGGTGTGTGATCCCGGGTCTCGGCAGGGGGGATGTCAGGCTGTCCGCCCcggcaagaggaaggggagagcGCAAAGCAGCGCCAGAAGGAGGAGCTAAGCCGGAGGGTGAGCGGAGGCGGCCTGCTGCTAGGCGGCTGGGAGCGTGGGAGGGGCTTGAGGCCGCGTTTCCCTTCGCGTGTGCCCCTGTCATACCTCGGGTGTGTGGGGTGGGCTGAGGCGCGACCCAGGCCCTGCTGCCGCGGGGGAGGTGGCGGCCGTGGAGCCTGTGACGCTCAGTGCGATCGGCGTGAGGCAGCGGAGAGAGAATCCTGTCAGGAATTCGGGCCCCTCGGGTACGGGGCTGTGAGGAGAGCGGCTGCCGTGGAGTGGGTGTGGGCATCGCTGTTAGCTGTCCTATAACATCcgtatttgttgttgtttggggttcCAAGTTGACTGGAAATGTCGGGGGAGTCGCAGCCTTTCCTCTGCAGTATCTCCTTCACCTTAGGATCTCAGGAAGTTCCCCGGGGTTTCAGTCCCAGAGGCCGGCACTCCGCACTCACCTGCTGCCTTTTCCGTGGTGCCAGTAGCTTTCTTGGCTTGAAATCTGTCAAGTCCTCTGGAACTGCTTTCCATCAAAATATTCCTTCCCCTGTGGCTGTGTTGTATAAAGCCAGTGGTGTTTCGATATTCTAGGAAGGTGTAAAGCAAGGACATAACACTGTTGCAGGTCGTAATTTCTGTAATACTGAAGTGGCTGCATTAGTCCGGAGGAGAGGACATTTGTTTTGTCTGGTGGATTTGGAAATACAAGATACTGATCTAACTGCTGGAAAAGTTGTGTTTTCTGCATGCCACATGCAGTTTGGTTGACCTGCCTCTGTGGGAACTCTCTGCTGTTGCACCATTTCCAGGAGACATAAAGGAAGAACAGACAAAACAGTATTGTTTGTTTCTaacaaaaagcaatagaaagGCTTCCCTGGCTCATAGAACAGTTTTAGGAGGCATTGGGTTTTTTATTGGTTTCATTTTGAGAATACCTTTGATTATCAAGTGTATTGTAGATATTATGCTAAATGTTGTTTTCTGAAGTTACTTGATGTCTTATTAGGTTTTTGCATTCTTTCTTTTGTGAGGggaaaaatgtgatttctgaCTGTAAACAGCTAGAAGCACTCTGGCTTCCCAGTGGAGCTTTCTTTTGAGGGCAGGAGAAATATCAATCCATGCAAGATAACACATTTCTAGGGTAGTTAtttagtatttcatttttatctctACTTCCACTTTGCCTTCAGTGGTCTGTTCAGCTGTCTTAAAATAtcagcagggctgctcagcaccaggatTATAATAcaatggtttatttttaaaaattaaatcaaagtgtgtcttttccctttcagaTTAAAGAACAGAAGGTTGTAGTCGATGAGCTTTCAAATTTAAAGAAGAACCGGGTAAGTATTTACAGATTTGTTTTTGGCTAGTTCATTTTAGCATCAGAGAAGTAAGCATAGAGACAAGGAGGGAAACAAAGTTGCAGCACACTGTCTTGAATTTGTTTTAATGCAGATTTTAGTACAGGTGTGTTCTGCTGTTCTCAGAATAATTTGTTCTCCAAATGATTTATGCACACTTATGCAGTATAATGCAATACATtgttggagggtttttttgcctttttatttttatttgagttACTTCATTAAGATGTTTGAGTTGATAAAAAAATTTAGTGAAGTATCCCTACTTTTAATGCATATGTGCTTTAAAATAGAATGTGATCCCTCTATGTttgaggagaagagaaatgcagaacagTCATGGGCTGatcataaaatgtttttgatGGTATGACATCAGAATGTTGGTGTTGTCAGGGCAGAACTCATCCTTGTGGCTTAAAAGTGAAGGGGTATCCCTGAGGATCTGTATCAGCTTCTACTGCAGAGTGACTGCCAGTTTGTTGTTTTGACTTCCTGccttgttggttttgttttacagaaagtTTATAGGCAGCAACCCAACAGCAACATATTCTTCCTTGTTGACAGAACAGAAACACTGTCTCAATGCAAAAGTAAGTTTGCTGTGTAAATGGTTAACTCTTTAAAAGCTGTATTGTAGCTGTCAGTGATTCAATGGgtatattaaaatgaaaactggaaagTGTACATCAAATGCAAATTTGACTTCAGGCACGTGCTTCTTTTTTTGGgttcaaaaaatgtaaaagtgtGCCCACGGCGTGATGGTGGAAGGGCAAGAGTGACTGCCCCACAAGAGCCATTATTCTTAGTGCCTTTTGGGAAGCTGTGTAGTGCTTTGCCCcttagtaattttaaaagtcttaaaACATACATGGGATgagtaggaagaaaataaaagacatgGTAAACTGAGGGCTAAGCTAGAAATATTTAGAGAGTTGAAAGCCTGTATCTATGGGATTATGAAGATAGGAGACAGAATGATAGTGTTGACTGAACAAACATTAGGGAtgtataaatttattttgtggAATGAACAATTGCTGCTCtagtttcctttcctttgatTTAAGTAAATAGTGTTGACATTTAACTTGACAGTTTACTTTTCTTATGATAAATGTGTAAGTAATACTGATTATAGAAGCAATAGCTGACCATTCCCCTAATTCTTGTACTTGCAGAGTGGTTtactttgggaagaaaaacaagaattgTATCTTTATTTAATTAAAGAGGAATAACCTAGAGTGGGCTATGTTTGTGTTCCATCAGTACTGTAGCAGTTGTATGACATAGGATTTTGTGTTTATCTCTTTAATTGAACAAGGGACTGGAGTTACTATTTTTTAGATATTCTCTTAAAGGTACCTACTCATaaaccttttgtttttctgtctacACATACCTGTATGAAACTGATcatttgtgtatttgttttcatctcGCACAGATACCTTAGATGAGTTGAAGAAAGCCCATCAGGAGATGGAAAATTCTGACAAGACTAAAGTCAAGAAATAGTCATCTGAATTCAGAGTCACAATGTGTGGTATTTGTTGTGTTGTTACCTTGTGCAGCCAGCATCCTATTTATGATTTCTTCAACAAAGACATACTCTGCCATCTGCAGAGAAGAGGACCTGACAGTAGCCAACAGTTGGTAAAAACCGTGTCTGATCTCTCTTATGAATGTCTGTTTTCTGGCCATGTACTTCACTTGAGGGGACCGCTGACTCCTCAGCCTCTGGAAGATGCCAATaacaatgtttttctttggaatGGAGAGATTTTCAGTGGAGTGCAGGTAGCAGATGTAGAGAATGACACTGAAGTGATGTTTCGACATCTTGCATTATGCAGCAGTGAAGCAGACATCTTGTCACTCTTCTCATCGCTGCAGGGACCCtggtcttttatttattatcaaGCTTCTCATCACAGTTTATGGTTTGGTAGAGATTATTTTGGTCGTCGTAGTTTGCTTTGGCAATTCAGTAAAGAGCCTGGCAGTGCTTTCTGTCTCTCATCTGTAAGTGTTCATTCTGAATCAGGTCATCAGTGGCAAGAAATCCCAGCAGCTGGAGTTTTCAAAATTGATCTCAAAGCTTGTGCAACAACTAAATCTTTGTCTTTAAGATTGTTTCCATGGAAGTACAGctgcacagagaaagcagcagaagcaatATTTAGTCATGTTCTGGACCAAGTTTCAAAAGACTTACCAAAAGACATACCTCTTGTGATAAATGCATCAGAACTATGTCTCACAGCACCAGTTATCCCcttaaataaaaccatttctgAAGCTTCAGGTGGATGTCCAAGCACTAATGTTACCAACACTATCCATATGGTTTCTGTAGAAACTCTTCAAGGATTTCTTGCagaagaacacaggaaaaaactgGTCCATCAGTTTATTGGTGTTTTAAGTGAAGCAGTGAAGAGACGAGTTTTATCTCTCTTTAGAGATGAAgatgagaaaagaagagaaacaccCAGCATGTCTGAGAGGAAAGCACACATTGCCGTGCTCTTTTCTGGTGGCATTGATTCAATGGTTATTGCAGCCCTTGCTGATAAACATGTGCCTTTAGGGGAACCAATTGATCTTCTCAATGTTGCTTTCATGGTCAAAGAACATGCTAAGCAAAAGGGTACCACTAAAAAAACTACCTGGGAAGCACAGCTTGGTTTGCCTTGTCCTCAGGAAAGTTGTAAAGATCTTGATGCTACAACTGGTGCTCATTTGTCCTGCTTTGATGTTCCTGATAGAATCACTGGTAGGGCAGGACTGAAAGAATTAGAAGTCATTAATCCTTCAAGAACCTGGAACTTTGTGGAAATTAATGTTACACtagaggaactgaaaaaaaagagacaacaaTGCATCAGTCACTTAATCTATCCACTGGATACAGTCTTGGATGACAGCATTGGCTGTGCAATTTGGTTTGCTTCCAGAGGAGAGGGTTTAATTAGTAACCAAGGAGAACTGAAACCATATAAAAGTCCTGCAAAGGTACTGGTTGTTTGCTGCCTGATGCTTGACCTGTGAATGTAAAAACAGTTGTGTGGCTTCAGAAATCAGGAGGGTCTGGAATATTCACAAGGCTTCAGAAATTCAGTGGCAGAGTAGAGTATAGTTCTGCA
Proteins encoded in this region:
- the ASDURF gene encoding ASNSD1 upstream open reading frame protein — translated: MSGCPPRQEEGESAKQRQKEELSRRIKEQKVVVDELSNLKKNRKVYRQQPNSNIFFLVDRTETLSQCKNTLDELKKAHQEMENSDKTKVKK
- the ASNSD1 gene encoding asparagine synthetase domain-containing protein 1, which gives rise to MCGICCVVTLCSQHPIYDFFNKDILCHLQRRGPDSSQQLVKTVSDLSYECLFSGHVLHLRGPLTPQPLEDANNNVFLWNGEIFSGVQVADVENDTEVMFRHLALCSSEADILSLFSSLQGPWSFIYYQASHHSLWFGRDYFGRRSLLWQFSKEPGSAFCLSSVSVHSESGHQWQEIPAAGVFKIDLKACATTKSLSLRLFPWKYSCTEKAAEAIFSHVLDQVSKDLPKDIPLVINASELCLTAPVIPLNKTISEASGGCPSTNVTNTIHMVSVETLQGFLAEEHRKKLVHQFIGVLSEAVKRRVLSLFRDEDEKRRETPSMSERKAHIAVLFSGGIDSMVIAALADKHVPLGEPIDLLNVAFMVKEHAKQKGTTKKTTWEAQLGLPCPQESCKDLDATTGAHLSCFDVPDRITGRAGLKELEVINPSRTWNFVEINVTLEELKKKRQQCISHLIYPLDTVLDDSIGCAIWFASRGEGLISNQGELKPYKSPAKVVLTGIGADEQLAGYSRHRVCFKTCGLEGLNKELEMELDRIASRNLGRDDRIIGDHGKEARFPFLDEEVVSFLNSLPISEKADLTLPRGVGEKLILRLAAQELGLTASAVLPKRAVQFGSRIAKLESTNEKASDTCNRLKLLAVDE